A genomic stretch from Hemibagrus wyckioides isolate EC202008001 linkage group LG18, SWU_Hwy_1.0, whole genome shotgun sequence includes:
- the pwwp2a gene encoding PWWP domain-containing protein 2A: MAAVAAEPGAAAAAASTTTVGDGLEYEAEPGEHVVGLEPDSAAGFVPEMELCHQAESVDAVQECSQVRMEMRRPDLQVAGKALRVHAEDGHGDTDERVLTDCTHNDTGLAEERLKGSFSPNAPAANNEVSPHESIACFPPCSDSDPEPSTVISHHVPAQAVHETEPGLSVTETDGAAHSNPESVRPADVEHDFAGSETISEPEAASDAPCSDFRPVEDAFHERPQSPKSQSPSSEETSSGESLAQSCTSDSSNISSKDSVQLPPETEQPHTSPEPEDVGLVVCDSGVSAEPEQKGCTETVDRQPEAICGLVPGSEVRVSLDHIIDDALVVSFRLGEKIFSGVLMDLSKRFGPYGIPITVFPKREYKDKPESMQLKTEAFQPETEKGVTPETPDVLSEEPVQGPSVAQPSPNPEPKPWTVKPPPLFQEGAPYPPPLFIRDTYNQSLPQPPPRKIKRPKRRLYREEPTSIMNAIKLRPRQVLCDKCKGAVVQGEKRETRRGPVSDCRSDDAKRRRNDSTAPGAGKRPRNDARSEDRSRSADAPKRQAAAIRVTSSTTSSLGQSQVKGTAAGSRVIKGVSTAAPASANSRVQLSAKKVLQSKNVDHSKAREVLKMAKAQKRQRESVTGSSANTKAMTRAAALQEAHQKVHFTRRLQQISGGGPGMSNPLPPRMRIKPQRYRNEENDSSSCKPPCLEKVPGGGRLMLPKLAAPRCTSTRSAGQATAAAEPQGPDRELEPPLRQARPKPQPLSQPPSDHDKPQPEPEEQGQEMRGSKAGNLVVYMTLKPRQPDSSSTSMCSVDSADDLKSSNSECSSTETLDFPPPGDFRSASAPGTSSTFVSASSSAPKDSKKRSKSLKAAVFSKNVSKCVALDGRTICVGDIVWAKILGFPWWPARILAITVSRKDNGLLVRQEARVSWFGSPTTSFLAITQLAPFLENFQSRFDKKRKGLYRKAITEAAKAAKQLTPEVRALLTQFET; encoded by the exons ATGGCGGCCGTGGCTGCGGAGccaggagctgctgctgctgctgcatcaacaacaacagtgGGGGACGGGCTCGAGTACGAAGCGGAGCCCGGTGAGCATGTGGTCGGATTAGAGCCCGACTCGGCAGCGGGCTTCGTCCCCGAAATGGAGCTGTGTCACCAGGCAGAGAGTGTGGATGCAGTTCAGGAATGCAGTCAAGTCCGAATGGAAATGAGAAGGCCGGACCTGCAAGTCGCGGGAAAAGCGCTCCGTGTGCACGCAGAGGATGGACACGGCGACACGGACGAGCGCGTGCTCACGGACTGCACGCATAACGACACTGGGCTTGCAGAGGAGCGCCTGAAAGGGTCGTTTTCCCCAAACGCGCCGGCTGCTAATAACGAGGTCAGTCCACACGAGTCCATCGCTTGCTTTCCGCCCTGCTCCGACTCAGACCCTGAACCCTCCACCGTTATCTCGCATCATGTCCCCGCTCAAGCTGTTCATGAAACGGAGCCCGGATTGTCCGTGACAGAAACGGACGGAGCAGCCCACAGTAATCCCGAATCGGTGCGTCCTGCTGATGTAGAGCATGATTTCGCAGGATCGGAGACAATCTCAGAGCCTGAAGCCGCAAGTGATGCTCCCTGCTCCGACTTCAGACCTGTAGAGGATGCTTTCCATGAACGCCCTCAGTCTCCCAAATCACAATCCCCTTCATCAGAAGAGACCTCGTCCGGAGAATCGCTTGCACAAAGTTGCACGAGTGACTCTTCTAACATCTCCAGTAAGGACTCTGTCCAACTTCCGCCAGAGACCGAACAGCCTCACACCTCCCCGGAACCGGAGGATGTGGGTCTGGTCGTGTGCGACTCGGGTGTGAGCGCAGAGCCAGAGCAGAAAGGGTGTACAGAAACTGTGGACAGACAGCCCGAGGCGATCTGTGGGCTCGTGCCTGGTTCTGAGGTCCGGGTCTCACTGGATCACATCATCGACGATGCACTTGTTGTGTCGTTTCGTTTAGGCGAGAAGATCTTCTCTGGGGTTCTTATGGACCTTTCCAAAAG ATTTGGACCCTATGGAATTCCAATAACTGTGTTTCCCAAGAGAGAGTACAAGGACAAACCAGAATCTATGCAGCTTAAGACTGAGGCATTCCAGCCAGAGACTGAGAAGGGAGTCACTCCAGAAACTCCCGACGTCCTTTCAGAGGAACCTGTGCAGGGGCCGTCGGTGGCTCAACCCAGTCCTAACCCTGAGCCCAAACCATGGACCGTAAAACCACCCCCTTTGTTTCAGGAGGGGGCTCCTTACCCGCCTCCACTGTTCATCAGGGACACCTACAACCAGTCGTTACCTCAGCCTCCACCTCGCAAGATCAAACGGCCGAAGCGCAGGCTATACAGAGAGGAGCCCACCTCCATTATGAATGCCATCAAGCTTCGACCGAGACAAGTGCTGTGTGATAAATGCAAAGGGGCTGTGGTACAAGGGGAGAAGCGCGAAACACGCAGAGGCCCTGTATCAGACTGCCGGAGCGACGATGCAAAGCGCCGACGCAATGACAGCACAGCTCCGGGTGCTGGGAAGCGACCTCGCAACGATGCACGCTCGGAGGACAGGAGCCGCTCGGCCGACGCACCCAAGCGGCAAGCTGCAGCGATACGGGTCACTTCTTCGACCACATCTTCTCTGGGCCAGAGCCAGGTAAAAGGAACAGCTGCAGGGAGCCGAGTGATTAAAGGAGTGTCCACCGCAGCGCCGGCCTCAGCCAATTCCCGAGTCCAGCTCAGTGCCAAGAAAGTGCTGCAGAGCAAAAATGTCGACCACTCGAAGGCACGTGAAGTGCTGAAGATGGCCAAAGCACAGAAGAGGCAGAGGGAATCGGTCACTGGCAGCAGCGCTAACACGAAGGCCATGACCAGGGCCGCGGCTCTTCAGGAGGCCCACCAGAAGGTTCACTTCACCCGACGACTGCAGCAGATCAGTGGAGGAGGACCAGGCATGTCCAACCCGCTGCCACCCAGGATGCGCATCAAGCCTCAAAGGTATCGTAATGAAGAAAATGATTCTTCCTCATGTAAGCCACCTTGCTTGGAGAAAGTGCCGGGAGGAGGGCGTTTAATGCTGCCTAAGCTAGCTGCTCCTCGCTGCACCTCCACACGCTCCGCAGGCCAGGCCACTGCCGCTGCAGAGCCTCAGGGGCCAGACAGAGAGCTGGAACCCCCGTTGAGGCAGGCGCGACCCAAACCCCAACCGCTCTCCCAGCCACCTTCGGACCACGACAAACCGCAGCCCGAGCCAGAGGAACAGGGGCAGGAGATGCGCGGGAGCAAGGCTGGCAACCTGGTGGTATACATGACCCTGAAACCCAGGCAGCCCGACTCCTCTAGTACCTCCATGTGCAGCGTCGATAGTGCAGATGACTTAAAGTCATCAAACTCTGAGTGTAGCTCGACCGAGACCCTTGACTTCCCTCCTCCTGGCGATTTTCGATCTGCCTCTGCCCCTGGCACATCTTCCACTTTCGTCTCTGCCTCGTCCTCTGCTCCCAAGGATTCGAAAAAGCGCAGTAAATCCCTCAAAGCTGCTGTTTTTTCCAAAAATGTCTCAAAGTGCGTTGCTCTGGATGGCAGGACCATTTGCGTAGGGGACATTGTGTGGGCTAAAATCCTTGGTTTCCCTTGGTGGCCTGCCCGCATCTTAGCTATCACAGTGAGCCGCAAAGATAATGGGCTGTTAGTCAGGCAGGAGGCCCGCGTCTCCTGGTTTGGGTCGCCTACCACTTCCTTCCTGGCAATTACACAGCTTGCCCCCTTTCTAGAAAACTTCCAGTCTCGCTTTGACAAGAAGAGAAAGGGCCTGTACCGTAAAGCCATCACAGAGGCCGCCAAGGCAGCCAAACAGCTCACTCCTGAGGTTCGCGCCTTGCTAACTCAGTTTGAGACGTGA